In Phocoena phocoena chromosome 3, mPhoPho1.1, whole genome shotgun sequence, the DNA window AGGATTATTGCCTGTGCTTTGTACTGTCTCCTTGAACTTGGGTAGCTTAGTTCTTCTGACTGAGGGTCTACGCCTCATGCCCAAGTTTGTCCTGTTGTCCTTGGTATTTGTGCCAGAAGAGCCAGCAAAGGGTGTGCTGGCTCAAGGGCATGAGAACTGATTGACTCTCATGGACTCTAGGACTTGGAAGGAGAGCTAAAGACAGATCCTGCATGGAGTGGCAGGGACACTGACCGCTCTGAGGCCTGAAGGAGGCCTCAGCCCTGACCACAAGCACCAGAGGTCTTCGAAGTAAGGCCTGGGGATGGTTGGTTCTGACAAACAAGGATGCTCGTATTTCATCATCTTCAGGCCTAGGAGGGGCTGTGGACTCCAGCCTCACTCCCTCCTGTTACCTGTCAGGACTCTGCACTGTGGCTGAACAGTTAGGGATACGTAAGTGAAGAGGCCTCTGGGAGGGGAGGATCCCTGTATGATCCTGAGCTGTTGGAGGCCCATGTGcccagaggctgggaggggatTCCTGTGGAAGCCGAGAGGTTGGATTCGATGAGGCCTGAGAGCTGTGGGGCCCTACGTGGttttggggcggggggggcatCAGTCTAACTCAGTGGTGAGGTGCTGgagttctggagtcagacagcctgTGTTCTTAGGCAAGGCCTCCATTTCCACATCTATGAAGTGGGAATCAAAGACAACACTTATCTGACACATGGTTGGAAGCACTTGATGAGTTCACGAAGATAAGGTCCCTAGCCTGCATGCAAATGTCCCCAGCGTGACTCTCACCGTGGTCTTCCCTAGGTTCCCTGATCAGCCTGTACTGCTCCTCCCAACAAGTCCTGTGCCAGATCGTCGGTGACCTCAGCCCCCAGGTGCCCAGCCGTGTCATCTCCAACAGCTGGCAGGAGAAGTTAAGGCAGAACTACAGCTTCTACGTCGGCCTGGGCCTGGCCATCCTGTCCAGCTTCCTCATCGGCAGCAGCGTCATCCTCAAGAAGAAGGGCCTCCAGCGACTGGTGGCCTCTGGTGCCACGCGGGCTGGTAGgctcctggggggcgggggtgggtggggtgctGGGTGGCAAGCCCTCGGTCAGCCCTGTGAACCTCCCTTCACGGGGTCCACTGTAGCGGTTTGAGAACCTGTCCCAGATAGGCACAAAAGGCTCATTGTCAGTCCCGTTGGGAGGCCGATCCACCGACAACAGGAGACCTTCCTTTATAATCCAGTAGTTCCTGAGAACTACATGATCAGTTAATTGGGGTGAAGACAGGGAAAAGTCTCAGGGCCAAGAATCAGAAACCCCAGGTCTAGTCCTGGTTTTATTTCTTACCAGTTGTGTCATCATAGGCAAGTCACAATTTCCctacaaaatgggaatataaTACCTTTGCCCAGAGCAATGTCGGACACTGGTGCGTCCTCACGTACTATCAATCTGAGCTCCTTTATAGGCTACGAAAGAATTACTGAGTCTCTGTCCACAGGGATTTGCTTGTTTGAAAAATAAGACGTGTATCCATGAAACAATTGTTGAGAAAAGGACTCCTATGTTaaaaaatttgttcatttaatcaTCATTCATTGTGTAccagctgtgtgccaggtgccGTGCTAGACCTGGGGACACAGTGCCCTTGTGGGGCATTGAGTTGAGTGGAAGAGACAGGCAAGTCGATAAACAGTTGTTCTGTAGCATGTTAAATGCTATCATGGGGAAAATGAAGAATGCTATGGCAATATTTTGGAGGGCCATGTAAAGCCAGGCTTGAGGGGTAGGGGAGGTTTTCTGTAAGAGTTGATTTAGAAGCTGAGACCTACATGATGTGGAGATAACAAggtgaggggaaaagagaaagaagtagtattccaggcagaaagaacagcatgtgcaaaggcccaggggtGAGAGAGCATGAGTGATATTAGAAGCTGAAACTGTCTCAGGATGGCTAGAGCATGGAGGGGTAAGAGATGGGGTGAGGGCCAGCTCATGAAATGTCTTGTAAACCGGGCTCCAGAGTTTGAGTGTAATTGTAAGTGACAAAGGTTTTAGGCAGGGGAGTGACATAGTTCGATTTACGATTTGAAAAGATCTCTGGTTGCTGGGTGCAGAGTGGATTAGGAGACAAGACTGGAAGGTGGGAGACcaatttggggagaaaaacaacagaacttGGGCCAGGAAATTACAGTGGGAATGGAGACAAGTGGTGAAGTCCAGAGATAGATTTTGAAGGTAGGACTTACTGGGTTTGGGTTTGGTGTTGCCTGGCCCCAAGGGGAGGATGAAAAAATGAGTCAAGGTGACTCAGAGCGCTCTGCTTTGAGCAGCTGGGGAGATGATGGTGCTATTTTCTGAGACAAAGAAAGCAGGAGGAGCAGGTTTATAGGAAGATGATGTGTTCAGGTTTGGACGTGTTCAGTTTAATGTTCTACGGGACACTGAGCTTTGGAAGCAGACTATTTGTGTTCCAATTCTAGCTCCTCAATTCCAGGTGATTATGATCCTGGGCAAGAAAAATagcttttctgcctcagtttcctcatctgaaaaaatggGGATAGGAATAGTCCCAGCTATATCTTGTTGTGAAGACATGTAGTATGTTTAGAAAGATGCTTAGCATGGAGTAAGCACCAGCATTAGTTTTACTGTGATCTAAGTGGGAGAGCCTGACAGACAGTTGGATACCCAGGACTAGAGCCGGGTGTGCTCTAAAATGGAGAGCTGTGAGGTGTGGGCATGAAGTCAGGATCAGTGGTCACTGCTGCTCTATCTCCTCTTCTGGACAAGGGTTTGAAAGGCCAGAGACCTCCCAGAGTGCCAGAAAAATAGCTGCTTCCACTCAGGAGAGAGCAGAGCAAGTATCACTGACCATTCAGAAAGGCAGCTTCCCCGGAATCCATTTTTTCTCCAATCTGCTCTTTCAGTATCTTCTGAGAATTCAACTCAAGAGTAAAATGCTCTCAGAGCACTTTTATGGGAGATTCTGCCTGCTTGCGGAACCTGATGAAAGTTAAAGACCATCTTAGAAAAAAGGGCATTCACAAAAAGCAACATACAACTTTGGGATTTTCACAAAACTGTCTAAAACCCACCCTAATCATCATCATCCTCGTTGCCAATACTGAGTATtgaccatgtgccaggctctgagtcCATCGTGTGAACAAAGCAGACACAATTCTTGGCTGCATGGAGCTTCCATTTTAGTGGgggaaatttcagaaaataaatagatCAAATTATCAATGACAAGTGTCATTAAGGAGAACTGAGTGTGATGAGAGAGAATCCCAagaggaaacaataaagataagGGGACCAGGGAGGGCATTTTAGTGGAAGCAGCATTTAAGCAGAGACCTGTAGAGTAAGTGTAGATATAGGCAAATACTGTTAAGAAGACCATTCCAAACAGGGAAAAGCACATGCAAAGCCCTTGAGGCCAAAAAGAGCTCATCATTTTTGAAGAACTCAAAGACAGCCTGAGCAGCTAGACTGTAGTAGGAAGTGTGGCAGGAGAAGCCTTTGGAGAAGTGAGCAGGGTCAACACTATGAACAGGCTTGTTAGTGATTCTGGTCTTTATCCTAAGAGCATTTCGAAGCCACTGGCCAGCTAGAAGCTGAGGAGTGACATAATTCTTAAAAGACtcctggctgggcttccctggtggcgcagtggttgagagtccgcctgccgatgcaggagacacaggttcgtgccccggtccgggaagatcccacatgccgcggagtggctaggcccgtgagccgtggccgctgagcctgtgcgtccggagcctgtgctccgcaacgggagatgccacaacggtgagaggcccgcgtaccgcaaaaaagaaaataaaaaaaaaaactcctggcTACTATGAAAGGAATGGATTATAAGGGACAAGAGAAGAACCAGAGGAGTCCTAGGAGGCAGTTGCCTCAACCCAGACCAGAGGTGATAGTGCCTGGGAGTTgggtggtggggggtggcagTGGAGTGGACACACGTGAAATGCATTTTGGAGACAGAATCAGCAGGATGGAATGGATGCAGAAGGTGGAGTAGTGGGAGGGTCAGGTGTGATTCCCTGGTTTCTGGCTTAAGCAACTAGGTACACGGAGGTGCCGCTTACTGAGCTTCGTTTGGTGGGTAGGgagcatttaaaaatcaggagttCCATTCGGGACagagtttgagatgcctgtgcGAGACCCAAGAGTTGTCAAGTAAGCAACTGGATATACGTCAGGGCTAAGAAGAAAGGATCAGGGTGCATATATGACATAGGGTATCTAGATGGAATTTAAAACTTTGGAAGGGATGAACTCACCCAGGACAGGGCCCAGAAGCAGGCCTGGAGGACTCACCACAGCTGACATATACTGAACCCTTAGAGACTGGCGAGTGAAGGTAGAGAAGGAAAGGTCCTGAGAAAGTACGGCCAACCTCTAACTTCATGCCCATTCCTTTCTACAGTGGACGGAGGCTACGGCTACCTGAAGGATGCAATGTGGTGGGCTGGATTTCTCACCAGTAAGTGGGTTCTTTGCTACTAAGGACAGTGCCCTattgatgacagaggcagagatgaaaGGAGGGGTGGATGGGGCATTTCTGTCTCTATTGTGCAAAATATGAATCCAAGGCCCAGATTTCTAGGGGGAGAATCTAAACAGTCTTTGCAGGTAGAACATTTTACCTGCATCTCAGGTCACTTTCCCCATCCAAAGTCAGTCTTTCATCCATAAAGCATCTGTCCCCAGAGAGGTTTGTACAGAGCTGGTAGTGATAAAGGTGTAATTTCTCAACTTCCCCTGAAATTCAGGGAGCTATGACTGCCCGCTGGAGTCTTCTGGACTCCTGCAGGGCACAGCCTGGGACTCCTAAGTCAGCTGCCCCATTCCACAGGCAATTGTTGGCTCACTTAGAACATGGCTGGTCTGCCACCTAAGGTTTGCCCACATTTCCACATTCACACATTCCTTTCCACCCACCCTCCCTGGCTTTCAAACCCTAATTCTTTGGGACGGAAAATTAGCCAGCTTTCGATTTGTAATCCCCTAAGTCAGGTTTTGATCCCTGTCTTAGCCAGAGTTATCCCATTCATCATCTGCTTTCAAAGGGCAGACCCAGGTCATTCCCTACGagcagggagacagaagaggcacTTGCAGGAGTCTGCAAACTGGAAACTCATATGGGGAGAGGTAGGCCCTTTGGGAATGTCTGACTTTCTAACCACCCGCCTGTCAATCTAGACTATCCATAACTCCTCTGGGAAAGACGGCTCCGTGGACCATTTGGTACCTGGAGAATCAGTAACTGTAGCTGTGTCTTTATTTGATAATTAACACTTTCTAGGGCTTACCTTGAAGATACAGACCAATCATTCGCAGTCCCTGAGATACACTTAACCGTGCCTAGGCTAGAAGCCAAGGGACCTCGAGAACCAGAAAGCACCATGTGACCCTGGACTCCAGGCCACCTCCCTATCTTTAACATGGGAGGATTTGGTCAGGATCATCTGGGCCTGACCTTCAGATCAGATTCTGCAGGGAGACAGCATAAGGGTGGGGATTTTAAGGAATGCTGGTCTGGGATTCTGTGAATGATTGAACACTGAATGAAGCCGTCTCCACCCAGATTCATTTGGGCTGGAGATGGCGCATCAGAGCCACTGTGACCTCTCTTCCCCTTAATTTCCTAGTGGCTGCCGGAGAAGTTGCCAACTTTGGGGCCTATGCGTTTGCTCCTGCGACAGTCGTCACACCACTGGGAGCGCTGAGTatcctcataaggttgttgtcaCCTTTCTTGCTGTCTCTTCCtattttcagtttgttgatgtccGGAACTGCACATGGGGTCAATTGCTACTTGCAGTCAAGGACCTGGGTCAGTCTCAGCTTCCAGAAAGAGGCAGTGTGCTGTTCAGAGCTCCGCACCCTTGGATGGTTTGCTGCCTGGGCAGTGAAGGGGCAGGCCAAGCCCAAACCAGGTGGAAGGGCTTCCCCTGCCACAAGGCTGAATGTCTCATGTCAGTGTTTTGGTGCCCCAATAGGAGAAGCACACAAGTTGAAAGTACAAGCCCTAGATTAACCCTCCCTGGGTTCTAACCTTATCTCTGCCACTTTGTAGTTACATGGCAGGTCACTTAACtactctaagcctcaatttcccatCTGCTAAGTGGGGATGTTCATATTACCTGCCTGAAGGCATTGATTtaaggactaaatgagatgatgcacaGAAAGTGCATAGTACAGAACAGGCACTGAAGAATAACCACAGCTAACATATATTGAGGGTTTACTCTGTGCTAAATGTTCTAAATGTAttccctcatttaatcctcacagcatcccTCCTAATTAGAAAGGAGGGGAGACCTGAGGCCAAGAGGGGTTAAGCATCTTGGCCGAGGTCACCCAGGTCCCAGGAGGCTGGGCCAGGATTCCCTCCCAGGCAGTCTAATTTCAGAGTCTGGGTGCTTAACCACTAGGCCCCATGGCCTGGAAGATGTTTGATGGTATTAAAGATAGCCGATATTAAATGTGTGTGCTTCCCGTTGCCCCGTTCCTCCCAAGCTACAAACACAGTTCCTCTGTGGGGGTCCTGAGCCCCATTCGAAGCTGGCTCTGATTGTCACCCTAACCTCGGAGCCCCGGTAAGTCCCTAGCCCACCACACTCAGCACCTGtaatttcctgttttgttttaccaGCTTGATGACAGTTTTGCAGCATTTGTGCAGTCAAAAACCAGATAGAGCCGTGACTCACATGGCACGGTTGGCTGATGTAGCCGAGATACCAGTATTGCGTATCTGATTAGTTTACAGATTCCCATCCCAGGAAGTTGGGAGCGGCAGGGGATCCTCCACTGTGTGACCTCTGCCTTTGCTAATGCTACCGGGTGCTGATGAACAGGCATTGTGGGTAAAATGGTTTTGGGAGTTTTAGAGGAGAGATGGGAGACATACAAAGGAGGTTAGACATCAGTCCCCTCTTTCCTGATACCTTTAAGCAGGACTCATGAGGCTCATTGGGTTACCTTAGGTCAGCCAACAGGTTTTTGCCCTAAACTAATGCCACCtgtttaaagaaacagaagcatgCCCCAGCGATTGCACCTGTCTTGTCTCACCAGCCTTCTCCCTTCACCTTTGCTGGCTTATTTGGAGGATGTGACAGGAATGAGAGTCACATCACCAAGGAACAGCAAGGAACTGGAGGTGTTTTGTCCAGAAAAGACTCAAGGAAGTCAGGAGAATTCTTCTCAGTGAGGTTTAGAGGGAAGCCATAGGCTTTATAATTAGACAgaacttgagttcaaatcctggctcgtGTCTTACCAGTTGTATGATCTTGCCATCATTTAAGCTTCTGtgggactcagttttctcatctataaaatggacataTTTTACTTCTCAGAGTTGCAAGATGttagtgagataataaatgggaaGTTCTTAGCACAATATCTAGTACGTAAAGTGTGCCCAAGTGTCACTGTGGTTGTTTATATTGGCATATGCAAATGGAAGAAGGAATGGATATGTTTTGTATGGCTCAAGGAATAGATATGGGATGAGTAGAAACTACCATATTTTGGGTTAATAACAGAATGAACCTACAAGGGATTCATTTGCCTTGTGAAGGAGGGAGCTGCTTGCCGCCAGACGTATACAAGCCAAGGCTGAAAGCCTTCTGTTTGCAATGTTAAGAGAAGATGTGCTCATTGGGTAGGAAGTTAGACAAGAGTGCTTTGAAGGGCTCTTCCAACTCTTCTCTTTGGGGATATTGTCAGTctctaaaatgaaagaaattcacATGTATGTCGTCGATTCCTCCAGCCCAAACTGTAACCCTCCCCTAAATAAGTTTCTATTTCACACATTTCCTAGGGGGTCTAGAAGAGCTTCCACGTGTGAGAGTAGTGAGCCCTTGCTCAGCCCTCACTTTTCTCCAGGATGCTGGAACTGGGCTGGCTGCTGTAATCCCTTTCTCCACTTTCACATGCAGTGCCATCCTTTCCTCATATTTCCTGAGAGAGAGTCTGAACCTGTTGGGGAAGCTGGGCTGTGTGATCTGTGTGGCCGGTAGCACAGTGATGGTGATACACGCCCCCGAGGAAGAGGAGATCACCACCATCGTGGAGATGGCTGCCAAGATGAAAGACACAGGTAGGCTCCAGGCTCCCAGTGAGCAGGAAGGCACTGGGCGTGAACCATGTTAAAGGTCTGACTGGGTTCTGGCCATCTCAGGTGCTGCCATGTGGAGGAGGAGGCAGCAAGCTCAGGGAGGAAAGCTGATGGGCGGGTACTGAGGCTAGCTTACAGGTTCCCAGTCTGATAGGTAGGGATGCTATTATTATGTAtttgttatgtgccaggtactgttctaaatgCCTTGTTTGCATTGTCTTAGTTCAGGTTGTTTTAACAGAATATCATggattgggtggcttataaacaacagacacttaCGTTTCACAGTTCCAGGGATCACGATCAAGTCCTAGATCAAGGCCCGATAGATTTTGTTCATAGATGGCCagcttctcgctgtgtcctcatcTGGTGTAGAGGGCAAAGGAGCTCTGTGGAGTCGCTTTTATAAGGGCAGTATTCCCTTcctgagggctctaccctcatgcctgaatcacctcccaaagacgtCACCTCCGAATACCATCCCATTTGGGATTAGCACTCAACATGTAAATGGGGGGGGGGTGGCATTCCGTCAATTGCATGTTATTAATTTAATCCTACAAAAAAGCTCCTATGAGGAAGGTCCTAATATTAATCCTGTTttacaaagaggaaactgaggtcttgGGGGTTTAATTAATAACTTGTACAAGTTATTAAAAAGTTGTGTTGCTGGAACTGGGACCCATGTTTAACTCCAGAGCCCacgttctcttttttttaaatttttttggccacaccaggtggtggcatgtgggatcttagttccctgaccagggatcaaaccagcacCCTCTGCGtcggaagcacggagtcctaaccactggaccgccagggaagtcccaagcttaggttcttatttatttatttttgcggtacgtggggctctcactgttgtggcctctcccgttgtggagcacaggctcagcggccatggctcacgggcccagccgctccgcggcatgtgggatcttcccagactggggcacgaacccgtgtcccctgcatcggcaggtggattcttaaccactgtgccaccagggaagcccccaagcctAGGTTCTTAATGAGACATCCCATTGCCATGAGTGGAGGGCTCTAGAGGCCACTGGCATCCTCCCAGGTCAGGTTACCTGTCTCCATCCCCCACAAAGGGTACATCGTGTTTGCTGTGCTTCTGCTGGTGTCCTGCCTCATCCTCATCTTCGTCATCGCCCCACGTTATGGACAAAGGAATATCCTTATCTACATCGTCATCTGCTCTGTGATCGGGGCCTTCTCCGTGACCGCCGTCAAGGGCCTGGGCATCACCATTAAGAACTTCTTCCAGGGGCTGCCGGTTGTGCGGCACCCTCTCCCCTACATCCTGTCCCTCGTGCTGGCCCTTTCGCTCAGCACTCAGGTCAATTTCCTCAACAAGGCGCTGGACATCTTTAATACCTCCCTGGTGTTCCCCATCTACTACGTGTTCTTCACCTCGATGGTGGTGACCTCCTCCATCGTCCTCTTCAAGGAGTGGCACAGCATGTCGGCCGTGGACATTGTGGGCACCCTCTCTGGCTTTGTCACCATCATCCTGGGTGTGTTCACGCTTCACGCTTTCAAAGACCTGGACGTCAGCCGGACCAGCCTGCCCCACATGCACAAAAACCCAACCCCGCCTCCCGCCCCAGAGCCCAGCATCATTAGACTCGAAGACAAGAATGTTCTTGTGGACCACATAGAACTCTCCAGCGCCCCATCACCAGAGAAGAAGCCCGAGGTATTTATAATCCATTCGTAAAGCTTGGAATACATGAGTGAGAGGGTGAGCCCTGTGGTACAGCCTGACTGCTCAATTTCAGAGCCACCTGGTTATTTTCAACACAACTCTTACCAGTGGGCTCTCTTTTCTTGAGACGTCCATTCATACCTCACCGCTGTTTCCGGGAGAAAAATCCCTACCCAGTGAGCAGTGGTGGCAGAACCTCCTGGAAACACAGCCTCAGTGACCAAATACCCTACTACATATTGGTGCCAGCAGGTCCCCTGGACCTCCCGTCCTACTTGTTTCCTCGGTGCCATCTCTGTGTTGTTGGGAGGAAGATAGGATTTGATCCGTTGAATGTAGCACAAGCCAAGAACTTCCCTGAAATGTTGGTCATCAGGAAATCCTTCGCACTGGTTCTCCTCCTGAGACTGATTCACCGTTCCTGAGCCCAAGACTGAAGTGCAGCTGGCCCTCCGAGGCCCGGAGAGCAACTCGCCATGCCTCCCGTCCAGAACCAACAGACACACAATTACTGTAAAATGTCTTGTTGCATTTGCCACCTCATCTTCGGAGACAGAGGCAAGACCTCAGCTGACCTGCTTACTGTGAAAGCCACCTGACGTCTCAGGGAAACACTTCCACCAGCCCCGTTCCCgggagcagccagcctggaggtCAGCATCTGTCTCCATCCACCCGACCCCTTCGCCACCCTTCCCTCTCTAGACACATCCTAAGGAGTCAGTCATGGAGACATTCAGGCAGTTATCTAAGAACTCAAAACAACACAGCAACAACAAAAGGTGCTTGCTTCCCAGCCAAGCTCTGCTGGCCAAGCCCAGTGTTTCATTTTGCCTCACTCTCCAAAGAGAACAGCGATTGCACTGCTCTTAAAAGTAGCCTGGCTGTCGAGCAGAATGCACTTTCCTTTTCCTCAAGGAGTAAACCAATATGAtttggggagatggggagaagagTAAGGGGCAGTCAGGAAAGCAGACACAGGCTCTCTGGAAACCAGGGGCTAACTTCTGTGTTTACTCTGGTGGTGAACCAAGAACCCAGGTGGAAAAGGCTCCGGGTAACTTGTTTTTTTTGGACACActgcacggcacgtgggatcttattagttccctgaccagggactgaacccgcaccccctgaattggaagtgcagactctgaaccactggaccgccagggaagtcccctctgggTAACTTCTGGGCTGAAGCCTTAGAGGCTTGGCCAGTGGGATCAGCTTTGAACTTCAGTGACCAAGTCGGGGGGTGTAAGCTTGGCTCGGGGTGCAATCTGGCTGTTGACCAGATCGCCACCAAGTCCCCAGCTCCACTGATGAGCTGCCCACACTGGGAAACAGTGTGTCACGACTGCTCCACCACCACCTGCTTTGGGGACTGCCTTTGGTCCCCTCACATTTGACCAGAGGCAGTCAAAAAACAAGAGCAGCTGGAGAGAGACATAATTaatatcccctcccttcctgtctTCTCTCCAGCAGCAAGAATGTGAGAGTTGATAATGAGGACCATTGACAGGGAGGTAAGGGAGCCAGTATATCTGTAAAGAAGGAAGACCTGGCCCTCAGCCCCCAAGCTGGTGCAGAGCCTCCCCTGTGTAACTCCACACCCGTGCCTGTGTTTACGTCCTGTGCCCTAAGCATAGCCAAGCCCAGGCCAAACTGTTGCTGGTCTTGTAGCTCCAAGGAACAGACTGGCTTCCTGCACCGCCAGCCTCAAAGCCACAGTTTTTAATGAATGTGGATTTCTCTCTGTAACTAAAATCAATGCAACATGTTGGATCTTGAGAATGACTGTAATCTGAAGGCCCTGAGAGCGTGGTCTGCAGGGTCAGGAATAAAGACCTCTGAGTGTGTTTACTTGATACTTACATCTTGGCTTTCCTTGGACACGGAACAATTAAAGTGGTTCCTCTAGTGCCGGGGGGCCAGTCCCCAATCTCTGGAGAGTTCTggctgccaaggaagtccctccagTGCCTTCTACAGCCACGCCTTCACTAGAGAGGGAAAGGCTGTTTGGGGAATAGCGTCAGTGGAAGACACCCATCCCATGCCTGAGCCCTTACGGGAAGCCAACCACAGTGCTGAGAGCTTCACGTGAAtacttttttgcggtacgcgggcctctcactcttgtggcctcgcccgttgcggagcacaggctccggacgcgcaggctcaacagccatggctcacgggcccagccgctccgcggcatgtgggatcctcccagaccggggcacgaacccgtgtcccctacatcggcaggcggactcttaaccactgcgccaccagggaagccccatgtgaaTACTTTTAAGCTCTCACAAATCCTCAAGTCGATCTATATCATTCATGCCGTGAGTGACCCCCAGACCTATTAAAACTAGACTGGCCTGTGTCCAGGTGCAAAGACAAACAGCTCCCTCGACTGGTCATGGGAAAACCCAGGGCTTTTCTATGGCTCAAGATCTTCCATGGTGGCCTCACAGGCTGGACAGACGGTCTCTGTAGGAACTCTTCTGAGGAGTCCTCGGTGATGGATCCTATCCAGGCTGGCCAGTGcaacattaaaacaaagaaacaaacaagagtTGCCAAACCAGACAACATTTCAAATGacaatttaattaaatacaaaCGAGGAAAAAAGGCACCACAGCCCATTCAAGTATTTTGCATAGATATACAAATATTGTAAACAATTAATAGGTGGACGAGAGAAAAGAGGATCTGTTTTCTGTGAACAATCtcccaaataaaaagaaaattcacattgCCCTGGATCCCAGACgcacacgtacatacacacagtGGATGGTAAGAGAGGATGCATGGAAGGGTGACTTTG includes these proteins:
- the NIPAL4 gene encoding magnesium transporter NIPA4 isoform X2 produces the protein MELPASNTSCENGSLISLYCSSQQVLCQIVGDLSPQVPSRVISNSWQEKLRQNYSFYVGLGLAILSSFLIGSSVILKKKGLQRLVASGATRAVAAGEVANFGAYAFAPATVVTPLGALSILISAILSSYFLRESLNLLGKLGCVICVAGSTVMVIHAPEEEEITTIVEMAAKMKDTGYIVFAVLLLVSCLILIFVIAPRYGQRNILIYIVICSVIGAFSVTAVKGLGITIKNFFQGLPVVRHPLPYILSLVLALSLSTQVNFLNKALDIFNTSLVFPIYYVFFTSMVVTSSIVLFKEWHSMSAVDIVGTLSGFVTIILGVFTLHAFKDLDVSRTSLPHMHKNPTPPPAPEPSIIRLEDKNVLVDHIELSSAPSPEKKPEVFIIHS
- the NIPAL4 gene encoding magnesium transporter NIPA4 isoform X1; protein product: MELPASNTSCENGSLISLYCSSQQVLCQIVGDLSPQVPSRVISNSWQEKLRQNYSFYVGLGLAILSSFLIGSSVILKKKGLQRLVASGATRAVDGGYGYLKDAMWWAGFLTMAAGEVANFGAYAFAPATVVTPLGALSILISAILSSYFLRESLNLLGKLGCVICVAGSTVMVIHAPEEEEITTIVEMAAKMKDTGYIVFAVLLLVSCLILIFVIAPRYGQRNILIYIVICSVIGAFSVTAVKGLGITIKNFFQGLPVVRHPLPYILSLVLALSLSTQVNFLNKALDIFNTSLVFPIYYVFFTSMVVTSSIVLFKEWHSMSAVDIVGTLSGFVTIILGVFTLHAFKDLDVSRTSLPHMHKNPTPPPAPEPSIIRLEDKNVLVDHIELSSAPSPEKKPEVFIIHS